The following are from one region of the Magallana gigas chromosome 4, xbMagGiga1.1, whole genome shotgun sequence genome:
- the LOC105320175 gene encoding interleukin cytokine receptor-related protein 1 isoform X1, whose amino-acid sequence MKKTQQKVLSGLTVVIFILILTKSETASFTVNGVEISSNRTCSSNPNITCFVYFIRDQGCSAKAVTAFPHLYDVSKENKFPEKPQSMVISPFHKKYPTNHKYYPGLTITLKAPVTASFEVLKGFELIYSYNLDSNYGCLIFDLSAAKLTYTDVVETDFWTDIWPMKVTDAPAVLLVSRSLPPAPAEYDRYLNATENAGTWGEWGFCPPNSDCTGTPTPSCQWVTTIMNKALTNDSDPFNKIQVVFALAPTEFPFTIYTISLYNVNDISPVSAVNVTKDHPSHVFKGIPPGTYIVKVLPFDPYFNQGPGRCLCKNEYNTCFPCTTTVTRNFTVGYILRPPPDTNTVTTSDSYSPPITGSITVAESHSPSTIESVTAADTSGKSEESPHTGVGIIAAVIGVLIGVLLVVVMGFLFFYWRNKDKRDDDDNDTERGDNYNIIEDENIKVADKGNPLWFQNDGLEDNDGERRVLPKKTIFLAYAEDHESHKDVLTSFANFLETHCRCNVIFAPWRLSDIMQDKFRWVINSMEQADYTVIVNSFTAFEQFKQWKTNGKKDSKIFEGSPLADLFIPILNQTCIRLNNQSNYRKFIMVRFEYTSKEHSITELNSGGEYVLTKHLREFLCHVHQIDQQRTKMENVGLAFVDDYTQLPDGTQLKDKIQKAKEYEFKFPRRMDSKMSNDSGMDSLTEEDKATIKENYEQNRYNWSEETIQMEAVGDSITEIIANDFIREPDISYEPPITKSDFHPPSDSVSFDETSGALMDKMLSLNFRNLGYEASEDFIEQDRDSESTFDGESCISIGGRSV is encoded by the exons ACATTACCTgctttgtttatttcataagaGATCAAG GATGTTCAGCTAAAGCAGTTACCGCTTTCCCTCACCTGTATGATGTGTCGAAGGAAAACAAATTTCCGGAAAAACCACAATCAATGGTCATCAGTCCGTTCCACAAGAAATATCCAACGAACCATAAATATTACCCCGGATTGACGATAACATTGAAGGCTCCTGTCACAG cgagCTTTGAAGTTCTCAAAGGTTTTGAACTCATTTATTCCTACAATTTGGATAGCAACTACGGCTGTCTGATTTTTGATTTATCTGCAGCTAAACTAACGTACACGGATGTTGTGGAG ACCGACTTCTGGACGGATATATGGCCTATGAAGGTGACCGATGCCCCCGCTGTTCTGTTGGTCAGCAGGAGTCTTCCTCCAGCCCCAGCCGAATATGACCGCTATTTAAACGCGACAGAGAACGCCGGGACGTGGGGTGAATGGGGATTCTGTCCTCCAAATTCGGATTGTACAG GCACCCCGACGCCTTCCTGTCAGTGGGTCACGACCATCATGAACAAAGCCCTCACGAACGACTCGGATCCTTTTAACAAGATCCAAGTGGTGTTTGCCTTGGCTCCCACTGAATTCCCGTTCACCATATACACCATCAGCCTGTACAACGTCAATGACATTTCTCCAGTGTCTGCCGTCAACGTTACAAAAGAT cATCCAAGTCACGTGTTCAAAGGCATTCCACCTGGAACGTATATTgtaaag GTTTTACCGTTTGATCCATATTTCAATCAAGGACCAGGGCGTTGTCTTTGTAAAAATGAATACAATACTTGTTTTCCATGTACAACAACAGTAACAAGGAATTTCACCGTGGGATACA TTCTACGTCCTCCACCAGACACTAATACTGTTACTACTTCGGATTCATATTCTCCTCCAATCACTGGTTCCATTACAGTCGCGGAGTCACATTCTCCTTCAACCATTGAATCTGTTACAGCTGCAGACACCTCGGGAAAATCAGAAGAGAGTCCTCACACAGGTGTAGGCATTATTGCAGCCGTCATTGGTGTATTGATAGGGGTTTTATTGGTTGTTGTCATGGGATTCCTCTTCTTCTACTGGAGAAATAAAGACAAAAGAG ATGACGATGATAATGATACTGAAAGAGGTGATAATTATAATATCATCGAAGACGAAAACATAAAAGTCGCTGATAAAGGCAACCCACTGTGGTTTCAAAATGATGGTTTAGAAGATAACGATG gtGAAAGACGTGTTCTgccaaagaaaacaatttttcttgCGTATGCTGAGGACCACGAGTCGCACAAAGATGTGTTGACATCATTCGCAAATTTCCTAGAGACACACTGTCGCTGCAATGTGATTTTTGCACCGTGGCGATTAAGTGATATAATGCAAGACAAATTCCGATGGGTTATTAACTCTATGGAACAAGCAGATTATACCGTTATAGTTAATTCTTTCACGGCATTCGAACAATTTAAACAATGGAAAACGAATGGCAAGAAGGATAGTAAAATCTTTGAAGGCAGTCCGCTGGCAGATTTGTTTATCCCAATCCTGAACCAAACCTGCATTCGGTTGAATAATCAGTCCAATTACAGGAAGTTTATCATGGTTCGTTTTGAATACACCTCGAAAGAACACTCCATCACGGAACTGAACTCTGGAGGAGAATACGTTTTGACGAAGCATCTCCGAGAATTCCTCTGCCATGTTCACCAGATTGACCAGCAGAGAACCAAGATGGAAAACGTTGGACTGGCATTTGTGGATGACTACACACAACTTCCAGATGGGACTCAACTAAAGGACAAAATACAAAAAGCCAAGGAATACGAGTTCAAGTTTCCTCGGCGTATGGATTCCAAAATGTCAAACGACTCTGGGATGGACAGTTTAACGGAGGAAGACAAGGCGACTATTAAAGAAAACTATGAGCAAAACAGATACAATTGGAGTGAAGAAACCATTCAAATGGAAGCTGTTGGTGACAGTATAACGGAAATCATTGCAAATGACTTTATCCGCGAACCGGATATTAGCTATGAACCACCAATAACTAAGTCAGATTTTCATCCCCCAAGCGACAGTGTATCCTTCGATGAGACCAGTGGTGCCCTCATGGATAAAATGCTGTCACTTAACTTTAGAAATCTTGGCTATGAAGCCTCGGAGGACTTTATAGAGCAAGACCGAGACAGCGAGTCTACGTTCGATGGCGAATCATGTATAAGCATTGGAGGAAGAAGTGTCTGA
- the LOC105320175 gene encoding uncharacterized protein isoform X4: MKKTQQKVLSGLTVVIFILILTKSETASFTVNGVEISSNRTCSSNPNITCFVYFIRDQGCSAKAVTAFPHLYDVSKENKFPEKPQSMVISPFHKKYPTNHKYYPGLTITLKAPVTASFEVLKGFELIYSYNLDSNYGCLIFDLSAAKLTYTDVVETDFWTDIWPMKVTDAPAVLLVSRSLPPAPAEYDRYLNATENAGTWGEWGFCPPNSDCTGTPTPSCKWVTTIMNKALTNDSGPFNKIQVTFALAPPEFPFTVYTISLHNVNDTSPVSAVNVTKDFPSHVFKGISPGTYIVKVLPFDPYFNQGPGRCLCKNEYSICSPCTPTITRDFTVGYGLYRDLTEITTADQVLPFDPYFNQGSDRCLCKNENSRCLPCTPTITSDFTVGYSTPTPSCKWVTTIMNKALTNDSGPFNKIQVTFALAPPEFPFTVYTISLHNVNDTSPVSAINVTKDFPSHVFKGISPGTYIVKVLPFDPYFDQGSDRCLCKNENSRCLPCTPTITSDFTVGYSTPTPSCKWVTTIMNKALTNDSGPFNKIQVTFSLAPPEFPFTVYTISLHNVNDTSPVSAVNVTKDFPSHVFKGISPGTYIVKVLPFDPYLNQGPDRCLCKNEYSICSPCTPTITRDFTVGYSMYRDSTEITTAEQVLPFDPYFNQASGRCLCKNENGRCLPCTPTITSDFTVGYN, translated from the exons ACATTACCTgctttgtttatttcataagaGATCAAG GATGTTCAGCTAAAGCAGTTACCGCTTTCCCTCACCTGTATGATGTGTCGAAGGAAAACAAATTTCCGGAAAAACCACAATCAATGGTCATCAGTCCGTTCCACAAGAAATATCCAACGAACCATAAATATTACCCCGGATTGACGATAACATTGAAGGCTCCTGTCACAG cgagCTTTGAAGTTCTCAAAGGTTTTGAACTCATTTATTCCTACAATTTGGATAGCAACTACGGCTGTCTGATTTTTGATTTATCTGCAGCTAAACTAACGTACACGGATGTTGTGGAG ACCGACTTCTGGACGGATATATGGCCTATGAAGGTGACCGATGCCCCCGCTGTTCTGTTGGTCAGCAGGAGTCTTCCTCCAGCCCCAGCCGAATATGACCGCTATTTAAACGCGACAGAGAACGCCGGGACGTGGGGTGAATGGGGATTCTGTCCTCCAAATTCGGATTGTACAG GCACCCCGACGCCTTCCTGCAAGTGGGTCACGACCATTATGAACAAAGCCCTTACGAACGACTCGGGTCCTTTTAACAAGATCCAAGTAACGTTTGCTTTGGCTCCCCCTGAATTCCCGTTCACCGTTTACACCATCAGCCTTCACAACGTTAATGACACATCTCCAGTGTCTGCCGTCAACGTCACTAAAGAT TTTCCAAGTCACGTGTTCAAGGGAATTTCACCTGGAACGTATATTGTAAAG GTTTTACCTTTTGATCCATATTTCAATCAAGGACCGGGCCGTTGTCTTTGCAAGAATGAATACAGTATTTGTTCTCCGTGCACTCCTACAATAACAAGGGATTTCACGGTGGGATACGGTTTATACAGAGATTTAACAGAGATCACCACTGCTGATCAG GTTTTACCTTTTGATCCATACTTCAATCAAGGATCGGACCGTTGTCtttgcaaaaatgaaaacagCAGGTGTCTTCCATGCACTCCTACGATTACAAGCGATTTCACGGTGGGATATA GCACCCCGACGCCTTCCTGCAAGTGGGTCACGACCATTATGAACAAAGCCCTCACGAACGACTCGGGTCCTTTTAACAAGATCCAAGTAACGTTTGCTTTGGCTCCCCCTGAATTCCCGTTCACCGTTTACACCATCAGCCTTCACAACGTTAATGACACATCTCCAGTGTCTGCCATCAACGTCACTAAAGAT TTTCCAAGTCACGTGTTCAAGGGAATTTCACCTGGAACGTATATTGTAAAG GTTTTACCTTTTGATCCATATTTCGATCAAGGATCGGACCGTTGTCTTTGCAAGAATGAAAACAGCAGGTGTCTTCCATGCACTCCTACGATTACAAGCGATTTCACGGTGGGATATA GCACCCCGACGCCTTCCTGCAAGTGGGTCACGACCATTATGAACAAAGCCCTCACAAACGACTCGGGTCCTTTTAACAAGATCCAAGTAACGTTTTCTCTTGCTCCCCCTGAATTCCCGTTCACCGTTTACACCATCAGCCTTCACAACGTTAATGACACATCTCCAGTGTCTGCCGTCAACGTCACTAAAGAT TTTCCAAGTCACGTGTTCAAGGGAATTTCACCTGGAACGTATATTGTAAAG GTTTTACCGTTTGATCCATATCTCAATCAAGGACCAGACCGTTGTCTTTGCAAGAATGAATACAGTATTTGTTCTCCGTGCACTCCTACAATAACAAGGGATTTCACGGTGGGATACAGTATGTACAGAGATTCAACAGAGATCACCACTGCTGAACAG GTTTTACCTTTTGATCCATATTTCAATCAAGCATCAGGCCGTTGTCTTTGCAAGAATGAAAACGGCAGGTGTCTTCCATGCACTCCTACGATTACAAGCGATTTCACGGTGGGATATA ATTAA
- the LOC105320175 gene encoding interleukin cytokine receptor-related protein 1 isoform X2, translating to MKKTQQKVLSGLTVVIFILILTKSETASFTVNGVEISSNRTCSSNPNITCFVYFIRDQGCSAKAVTAFPHLYDVSKENKFPEKPQSMVISPFHKKYPTNHKYYPGLTITLKAPVTASFEVLKGFELIYSYNLDSNYGCLIFDLSAAKLTYTDVVETDFWTDIWPMKVTDAPAVLLVSRSLPPAPAEYDRYLNATENAGTWGEWGFCPPNSDCTGTPTPSCQWVTTIMNKALTNDSDPFNKIQVVFALAPTEFPFTIYTISLYNVNDISPVSAVNVTKDHPSHVFKGIPPGTYIVKVLPFDPYFNQGPGRCLCKNEYNTCFPCTTTVTRNFTVGYIAESHSPSTIESVTAADTSGKSEESPHTGVGIIAAVIGVLIGVLLVVVMGFLFFYWRNKDKRDDDDNDTERGDNYNIIEDENIKVADKGNPLWFQNDGLEDNDGERRVLPKKTIFLAYAEDHESHKDVLTSFANFLETHCRCNVIFAPWRLSDIMQDKFRWVINSMEQADYTVIVNSFTAFEQFKQWKTNGKKDSKIFEGSPLADLFIPILNQTCIRLNNQSNYRKFIMVRFEYTSKEHSITELNSGGEYVLTKHLREFLCHVHQIDQQRTKMENVGLAFVDDYTQLPDGTQLKDKIQKAKEYEFKFPRRMDSKMSNDSGMDSLTEEDKATIKENYEQNRYNWSEETIQMEAVGDSITEIIANDFIREPDISYEPPITKSDFHPPSDSVSFDETSGALMDKMLSLNFRNLGYEASEDFIEQDRDSESTFDGESCISIGGRSV from the exons ACATTACCTgctttgtttatttcataagaGATCAAG GATGTTCAGCTAAAGCAGTTACCGCTTTCCCTCACCTGTATGATGTGTCGAAGGAAAACAAATTTCCGGAAAAACCACAATCAATGGTCATCAGTCCGTTCCACAAGAAATATCCAACGAACCATAAATATTACCCCGGATTGACGATAACATTGAAGGCTCCTGTCACAG cgagCTTTGAAGTTCTCAAAGGTTTTGAACTCATTTATTCCTACAATTTGGATAGCAACTACGGCTGTCTGATTTTTGATTTATCTGCAGCTAAACTAACGTACACGGATGTTGTGGAG ACCGACTTCTGGACGGATATATGGCCTATGAAGGTGACCGATGCCCCCGCTGTTCTGTTGGTCAGCAGGAGTCTTCCTCCAGCCCCAGCCGAATATGACCGCTATTTAAACGCGACAGAGAACGCCGGGACGTGGGGTGAATGGGGATTCTGTCCTCCAAATTCGGATTGTACAG GCACCCCGACGCCTTCCTGTCAGTGGGTCACGACCATCATGAACAAAGCCCTCACGAACGACTCGGATCCTTTTAACAAGATCCAAGTGGTGTTTGCCTTGGCTCCCACTGAATTCCCGTTCACCATATACACCATCAGCCTGTACAACGTCAATGACATTTCTCCAGTGTCTGCCGTCAACGTTACAAAAGAT cATCCAAGTCACGTGTTCAAAGGCATTCCACCTGGAACGTATATTgtaaag GTTTTACCGTTTGATCCATATTTCAATCAAGGACCAGGGCGTTGTCTTTGTAAAAATGAATACAATACTTGTTTTCCATGTACAACAACAGTAACAAGGAATTTCACCGTGGGATACA TCGCGGAGTCACATTCTCCTTCAACCATTGAATCTGTTACAGCTGCAGACACCTCGGGAAAATCAGAAGAGAGTCCTCACACAGGTGTAGGCATTATTGCAGCCGTCATTGGTGTATTGATAGGGGTTTTATTGGTTGTTGTCATGGGATTCCTCTTCTTCTACTGGAGAAATAAAGACAAAAGAG ATGACGATGATAATGATACTGAAAGAGGTGATAATTATAATATCATCGAAGACGAAAACATAAAAGTCGCTGATAAAGGCAACCCACTGTGGTTTCAAAATGATGGTTTAGAAGATAACGATG gtGAAAGACGTGTTCTgccaaagaaaacaatttttcttgCGTATGCTGAGGACCACGAGTCGCACAAAGATGTGTTGACATCATTCGCAAATTTCCTAGAGACACACTGTCGCTGCAATGTGATTTTTGCACCGTGGCGATTAAGTGATATAATGCAAGACAAATTCCGATGGGTTATTAACTCTATGGAACAAGCAGATTATACCGTTATAGTTAATTCTTTCACGGCATTCGAACAATTTAAACAATGGAAAACGAATGGCAAGAAGGATAGTAAAATCTTTGAAGGCAGTCCGCTGGCAGATTTGTTTATCCCAATCCTGAACCAAACCTGCATTCGGTTGAATAATCAGTCCAATTACAGGAAGTTTATCATGGTTCGTTTTGAATACACCTCGAAAGAACACTCCATCACGGAACTGAACTCTGGAGGAGAATACGTTTTGACGAAGCATCTCCGAGAATTCCTCTGCCATGTTCACCAGATTGACCAGCAGAGAACCAAGATGGAAAACGTTGGACTGGCATTTGTGGATGACTACACACAACTTCCAGATGGGACTCAACTAAAGGACAAAATACAAAAAGCCAAGGAATACGAGTTCAAGTTTCCTCGGCGTATGGATTCCAAAATGTCAAACGACTCTGGGATGGACAGTTTAACGGAGGAAGACAAGGCGACTATTAAAGAAAACTATGAGCAAAACAGATACAATTGGAGTGAAGAAACCATTCAAATGGAAGCTGTTGGTGACAGTATAACGGAAATCATTGCAAATGACTTTATCCGCGAACCGGATATTAGCTATGAACCACCAATAACTAAGTCAGATTTTCATCCCCCAAGCGACAGTGTATCCTTCGATGAGACCAGTGGTGCCCTCATGGATAAAATGCTGTCACTTAACTTTAGAAATCTTGGCTATGAAGCCTCGGAGGACTTTATAGAGCAAGACCGAGACAGCGAGTCTACGTTCGATGGCGAATCATGTATAAGCATTGGAGGAAGAAGTGTCTGA
- the LOC105320175 gene encoding interleukin cytokine receptor-related protein 1 isoform X3, whose translation MKKTQQKVLSGLTVVIFILILTKSETASFTVNGVEISSNRTCSSNPNITCFVYFIRDQGCSAKAVTAFPHLYDVSKENKFPEKPQSMVISPFHKKYPTNHKYYPGLTITLKAPVTASFEVLKGFELIYSYNLDSNYGCLIFDLSAAKLTYTDVVETDFWTDIWPMKVTDAPAVLLVSRSLPPAPAEYDRYLNATENAGTWGEWGFCPPNSDCTGTPTPSCQWVTTIMNKALTNDSDPFNKIQVVFALAPTEFPFTIYTISLYNVNDISPVSAVNVTKDHPSHVFKGIPPGTYIVKVLPFDPYFNQGPGRCLCKNEYNTCFPCTTTVTRNFTVGYTADTSGKSEESPHTGVGIIAAVIGVLIGVLLVVVMGFLFFYWRNKDKRDDDDNDTERGDNYNIIEDENIKVADKGNPLWFQNDGLEDNDGERRVLPKKTIFLAYAEDHESHKDVLTSFANFLETHCRCNVIFAPWRLSDIMQDKFRWVINSMEQADYTVIVNSFTAFEQFKQWKTNGKKDSKIFEGSPLADLFIPILNQTCIRLNNQSNYRKFIMVRFEYTSKEHSITELNSGGEYVLTKHLREFLCHVHQIDQQRTKMENVGLAFVDDYTQLPDGTQLKDKIQKAKEYEFKFPRRMDSKMSNDSGMDSLTEEDKATIKENYEQNRYNWSEETIQMEAVGDSITEIIANDFIREPDISYEPPITKSDFHPPSDSVSFDETSGALMDKMLSLNFRNLGYEASEDFIEQDRDSESTFDGESCISIGGRSV comes from the exons ACATTACCTgctttgtttatttcataagaGATCAAG GATGTTCAGCTAAAGCAGTTACCGCTTTCCCTCACCTGTATGATGTGTCGAAGGAAAACAAATTTCCGGAAAAACCACAATCAATGGTCATCAGTCCGTTCCACAAGAAATATCCAACGAACCATAAATATTACCCCGGATTGACGATAACATTGAAGGCTCCTGTCACAG cgagCTTTGAAGTTCTCAAAGGTTTTGAACTCATTTATTCCTACAATTTGGATAGCAACTACGGCTGTCTGATTTTTGATTTATCTGCAGCTAAACTAACGTACACGGATGTTGTGGAG ACCGACTTCTGGACGGATATATGGCCTATGAAGGTGACCGATGCCCCCGCTGTTCTGTTGGTCAGCAGGAGTCTTCCTCCAGCCCCAGCCGAATATGACCGCTATTTAAACGCGACAGAGAACGCCGGGACGTGGGGTGAATGGGGATTCTGTCCTCCAAATTCGGATTGTACAG GCACCCCGACGCCTTCCTGTCAGTGGGTCACGACCATCATGAACAAAGCCCTCACGAACGACTCGGATCCTTTTAACAAGATCCAAGTGGTGTTTGCCTTGGCTCCCACTGAATTCCCGTTCACCATATACACCATCAGCCTGTACAACGTCAATGACATTTCTCCAGTGTCTGCCGTCAACGTTACAAAAGAT cATCCAAGTCACGTGTTCAAAGGCATTCCACCTGGAACGTATATTgtaaag GTTTTACCGTTTGATCCATATTTCAATCAAGGACCAGGGCGTTGTCTTTGTAAAAATGAATACAATACTTGTTTTCCATGTACAACAACAGTAACAAGGAATTTCACCGTGGGATACA CTGCAGACACCTCGGGAAAATCAGAAGAGAGTCCTCACACAGGTGTAGGCATTATTGCAGCCGTCATTGGTGTATTGATAGGGGTTTTATTGGTTGTTGTCATGGGATTCCTCTTCTTCTACTGGAGAAATAAAGACAAAAGAG ATGACGATGATAATGATACTGAAAGAGGTGATAATTATAATATCATCGAAGACGAAAACATAAAAGTCGCTGATAAAGGCAACCCACTGTGGTTTCAAAATGATGGTTTAGAAGATAACGATG gtGAAAGACGTGTTCTgccaaagaaaacaatttttcttgCGTATGCTGAGGACCACGAGTCGCACAAAGATGTGTTGACATCATTCGCAAATTTCCTAGAGACACACTGTCGCTGCAATGTGATTTTTGCACCGTGGCGATTAAGTGATATAATGCAAGACAAATTCCGATGGGTTATTAACTCTATGGAACAAGCAGATTATACCGTTATAGTTAATTCTTTCACGGCATTCGAACAATTTAAACAATGGAAAACGAATGGCAAGAAGGATAGTAAAATCTTTGAAGGCAGTCCGCTGGCAGATTTGTTTATCCCAATCCTGAACCAAACCTGCATTCGGTTGAATAATCAGTCCAATTACAGGAAGTTTATCATGGTTCGTTTTGAATACACCTCGAAAGAACACTCCATCACGGAACTGAACTCTGGAGGAGAATACGTTTTGACGAAGCATCTCCGAGAATTCCTCTGCCATGTTCACCAGATTGACCAGCAGAGAACCAAGATGGAAAACGTTGGACTGGCATTTGTGGATGACTACACACAACTTCCAGATGGGACTCAACTAAAGGACAAAATACAAAAAGCCAAGGAATACGAGTTCAAGTTTCCTCGGCGTATGGATTCCAAAATGTCAAACGACTCTGGGATGGACAGTTTAACGGAGGAAGACAAGGCGACTATTAAAGAAAACTATGAGCAAAACAGATACAATTGGAGTGAAGAAACCATTCAAATGGAAGCTGTTGGTGACAGTATAACGGAAATCATTGCAAATGACTTTATCCGCGAACCGGATATTAGCTATGAACCACCAATAACTAAGTCAGATTTTCATCCCCCAAGCGACAGTGTATCCTTCGATGAGACCAGTGGTGCCCTCATGGATAAAATGCTGTCACTTAACTTTAGAAATCTTGGCTATGAAGCCTCGGAGGACTTTATAGAGCAAGACCGAGACAGCGAGTCTACGTTCGATGGCGAATCATGTATAAGCATTGGAGGAAGAAGTGTCTGA